The following are encoded together in the Mugil cephalus isolate CIBA_MC_2020 chromosome 18, CIBA_Mcephalus_1.1, whole genome shotgun sequence genome:
- the c1ql3a gene encoding complement C1q-like protein 3, which yields MLRSIQASKISPKGRRQDRAALARLVGRKRLLVAGVLAVVMVLVLVILIPVLVNSAGTAGHYEMIGTCRMVCDPYGTKSPSSTATADTVRDTSRVHSIPTFIQGPNGEPGRPGKAGARGPPGEQGPPGPVGPPGERGEPGRPGLPGPPGPSAAASAISAATYSTVPKIAFYAGLKKQHEGYEVLKFDDVVTNLGNHYDPTSGKFTCSIPGIYFFTYHVLMRGGDGTSMWADLCKNNQVRASAIAQDADQNYDYASNSAVLHLEPGDEIYIKLDGGKAHGGNNNKYSTFSGFIIYAD from the exons ATGCTCCGCTCCATCCAGG CCAGCAAAATTTCCCCTAAAGGCAGACGACAGGATCGAGCTGCTCTGGCGCGGCTGGTCGGGAGGAAGCGGCTGCTGGTGGCGGGGGTCCTGGCCGTCGTtatggttctggttctggtcatCCTCATCCCCGTCCTGGTCAACTCGGCCGGGACTGCGGGCCACTACGAGATGATCGGGACTTGTAGGATGGTGTGCGACCCGTACGGCACCAAGTCTCCAAGCAGCACCGCCACGGCGGACACGGTCCGAGACACCAGCCGCGTGCACTCTATACCCACTTTTATTCAAGGTCCCAATGGGGAACCGGGTCGTCCGGGTAAGGCGGGTGCGAGAGGACCTCCAGGTGAGCAGGGACCGCCTGGTCCTGTTGGGCCACCCGGAGAGAGAGGGGAACCGGGCAGACCCGGTTTGCCCGGACCTCCGGGGCCCAGCGCGGCGGCCAGTGCCATCAGCGCTGCCACCTACAGCACGGTGCCCAAGATCGCCTTTTACGCAGGGCTCAAAAAGCAGCACGAGGGATACGAGGTGCTCAAGTTTGACGACGTGGTGACCAACCTGGGAAACCACTACGACCCGACCTCTGGGAAGTTCACCTGCTCCATCCCCGGGATTTATTTCTTCACTTACCACGTCCTGATGCGCGGAGGCGACGGCACCAGCATGTGGGCTGACCTGTGCAAAAACAACCAG gtgcGTGCCAGTGCCATCGCCCAGGATGCCGACCAGAACTACGACTATGCCAGTAACAGCGCCGTGTTGCACCTGGAGCCTGGAGACGAGATCTACATCAAACTAGACGGAGGCAAAGCTCACggaggcaacaacaacaaatacagcaCGTTCTCTGGATTCATCATCTACGCTGATTAG